Proteins encoded by one window of Mycolicibacterium sp. ND9-15:
- a CDS encoding SLC13 family permease, protein MSTENEVTPTEVDKALLGSATYRSLGEQRLSPREEKFEKVRRTVGLFLAPLLAVVFLVLPIDIPRDQQVLGAVLLGVITLWISEAVPIPIGGLLGVAVTVFLGVAPVDDVLAPFGSSTIFTFIGAFILAQAMLRHGVARRFAFRILALPRAGRSTTGVILAFGAITCLLSAFVSNTATVAMLLPTALGILSVIAKLLQQRGDVEPDFDPQRLRVGAALMLMLAYGAGVGGLLTPVGSPPNLIGRGLIEEATGERISFGQWTVMAIPICLVMFLLLALILLRLNKPEIKRIDGVADYVAGEREKLGSLSRAEKNTLTAFGITVTLWILPGVVALITGTESEVYEFVSDRLDEGVVAVFGASLLFLLPTDWQNREFTLRWKDAAEIDWGTIILFGTGIIFGSLISSTGLAETIGTSVDDALGLTSAVAITVFAVLLAIIVSETTSNTASAAVVVPIIIPVAVAAGVNPFVPALAATFAASFGFMLPVSTPQNAIAYGSGVVPITKMIRSGISFDIAGAILIIVMLPLMVSLLGLGT, encoded by the coding sequence ATGAGCACGGAGAACGAGGTCACGCCGACCGAGGTCGACAAGGCACTGCTCGGGAGCGCGACCTACCGAAGCCTCGGTGAGCAGAGGCTCTCCCCGCGCGAAGAGAAGTTCGAAAAGGTCCGGCGGACCGTCGGCCTGTTCCTCGCCCCGCTGCTGGCCGTCGTCTTCCTGGTCCTGCCGATCGACATCCCACGCGATCAGCAGGTGCTGGGCGCCGTGCTGCTCGGCGTGATCACGCTGTGGATCAGCGAGGCGGTGCCGATTCCGATCGGCGGTCTGCTCGGTGTCGCGGTCACGGTCTTTCTCGGTGTGGCACCGGTCGACGATGTGCTCGCCCCGTTCGGGTCGTCGACGATATTCACGTTCATCGGCGCGTTCATCCTCGCCCAGGCGATGCTCAGACATGGCGTGGCACGACGTTTCGCGTTCCGCATCCTGGCCTTGCCGCGGGCGGGACGCTCCACCACCGGAGTGATCCTCGCGTTCGGCGCGATCACCTGCCTGCTGTCGGCGTTCGTCTCCAACACCGCCACGGTGGCGATGCTGTTGCCGACGGCGCTCGGGATCCTTTCCGTCATCGCCAAACTGCTGCAGCAGCGCGGCGATGTCGAACCGGACTTCGACCCGCAGCGGCTGCGGGTGGGCGCGGCACTCATGTTGATGCTCGCCTACGGCGCCGGCGTCGGCGGACTGCTCACCCCGGTGGGCAGCCCACCGAACCTGATCGGGCGAGGGCTGATCGAGGAGGCCACCGGTGAACGGATCAGCTTCGGCCAGTGGACGGTGATGGCGATCCCGATCTGCCTGGTGATGTTCCTGCTGCTGGCACTGATCCTGTTGCGGCTGAACAAACCAGAGATCAAGCGGATCGACGGGGTCGCCGACTATGTGGCCGGCGAGCGCGAGAAGCTGGGTTCGCTGTCGCGGGCCGAGAAGAACACGCTGACCGCGTTCGGTATCACGGTCACGCTGTGGATCCTGCCCGGTGTGGTCGCGTTGATCACCGGCACCGAGTCCGAGGTGTACGAGTTCGTCAGCGATCGCCTCGACGAGGGCGTGGTCGCGGTGTTCGGCGCGTCGCTGCTGTTTCTGCTGCCGACCGACTGGCAGAACCGCGAGTTCACGCTGCGCTGGAAGGACGCCGCCGAAATCGACTGGGGCACAATAATCCTGTTCGGCACCGGTATCATCTTCGGCTCGCTGATCTCGTCGACGGGCCTGGCCGAGACCATCGGCACCTCCGTCGACGACGCGCTGGGCCTGACGAGTGCCGTCGCGATCACCGTCTTCGCGGTGCTGCTGGCGATCATCGTGTCCGAGACGACCAGCAACACCGCATCGGCGGCGGTGGTGGTGCCGATCATCATCCCCGTCGCGGTGGCCGCCGGGGTCAACCCGTTCGTGCCCGCCCTGGCGGCGACGTTCGCGGCGTCCTTCGGGTTCATGCTGCCGGTGTCTACGCCGCAGAACGCGATCGCCTATGGATCGGGCGTCGTACCGATCACCAAGATGATCCGCTCGGGCATCTCCTTCGACATCGCGGGTGCGATTCTCATCATCGTCATGCTGCCGCTGATGGTCAGCCTGCTCGGGCTGGGCACATGA
- a CDS encoding TPR repeat region-containing protein, producing MGLTLADVQRWEPEQIDEVSKAAAHRARTSGETAEALRNLSVFGTWKGQAGEAAKQAIEQSATKLDVTQKDAVLVSLFAGRAAQDARTVKNDLDSLVQYAAAAPPVQIDMATNTVIPPDTTGWAEEDIAQLAAKTAEVENRMVAVLAAAEEVDGDLARVLSAATGGDPASPGEQGIADGESLQDGEISPEELARLEENTTLTPEQQEALARGELVLPASQMAYLNQLSRSLDGKGPAEIRAMMEQLGPDGGRVADALQLVSNENITVAGADPAAKPGDVGYVPIRGGMQNLPSGIRETLEAPLRGPTAPTQGTDANGKPRIELPDPYKPFPHLDEYRDVAAIVAAGDAELQQGTALDAALLDKSEQVLRDMHDAPDIAWKQDVGLGQRLVDPAVQDMLNAAGRDPMAVHDALAGADGAAPNAGFIEDLFTHQWADDGAAAGSLLEGTGAVPADLTDPTQLFRAEQAGQTMHAVDEWVGNNAPELLDVRGTDGQALGQVNPELTQALAEANKPYIDDMLGNPLDNTRGFAPLDDLKNPEMPHTRDLFAVIDTDPDAAATLNSQAYVNGMQYQANFEQSIIDGGAVNTADLQSAGSLRGIIDSGANIADNDAIEYGNLADIRAYESRGEWFDAAKKIGGEIPGVRTFLDFADKIPGDPLQQIFVGDAPVPDNPTYVVQESSEALQYAVAQRLLDSDIGDPRFFAEANLIDPTTGRLKPLEGDFADFRTALTNYFNGIDPSVKSGIEDYEDAYRDALPRPPAHTGR from the coding sequence GTGGGGTTGACGTTGGCCGACGTTCAGCGTTGGGAACCCGAACAGATCGACGAGGTCTCCAAAGCGGCGGCCCACCGCGCCCGCACGAGCGGTGAGACGGCCGAGGCCTTGCGCAATCTCTCGGTGTTCGGGACATGGAAAGGCCAGGCAGGTGAGGCCGCGAAGCAGGCGATCGAGCAGTCGGCCACCAAGCTCGACGTCACCCAGAAGGACGCCGTGCTGGTGTCGCTGTTCGCCGGGCGCGCCGCACAGGATGCCCGCACGGTGAAGAACGACCTGGACAGCCTTGTGCAGTACGCCGCCGCCGCGCCTCCGGTGCAGATCGATATGGCGACCAACACGGTGATCCCGCCCGACACGACGGGCTGGGCAGAGGAGGACATCGCGCAGCTGGCGGCCAAGACGGCGGAGGTCGAGAACCGCATGGTGGCCGTTCTGGCCGCCGCGGAAGAGGTCGACGGCGACCTGGCGCGAGTGCTGTCCGCGGCCACCGGCGGCGATCCCGCTTCGCCTGGCGAGCAGGGCATCGCCGACGGGGAATCCCTCCAGGACGGCGAAATCAGCCCGGAAGAACTGGCCCGGCTCGAGGAGAACACCACGCTGACCCCCGAGCAGCAGGAAGCGTTGGCGCGTGGCGAGCTGGTGCTGCCAGCGAGTCAGATGGCTTACCTCAACCAGCTGTCACGATCCCTGGATGGCAAGGGTCCGGCCGAGATTCGCGCGATGATGGAACAACTCGGGCCTGACGGCGGGCGAGTCGCCGACGCGTTACAGCTGGTGTCCAACGAGAACATCACCGTGGCCGGCGCCGACCCCGCCGCGAAGCCCGGCGACGTCGGGTACGTGCCCATCCGCGGTGGCATGCAGAACCTGCCGTCAGGGATCCGGGAGACCCTTGAGGCGCCGCTGCGCGGGCCGACCGCTCCGACCCAAGGGACCGACGCGAACGGTAAGCCCAGGATCGAGTTACCGGACCCGTACAAGCCGTTCCCGCACCTCGACGAGTACCGCGACGTCGCCGCGATCGTCGCCGCCGGGGACGCCGAACTGCAGCAGGGCACGGCGCTGGACGCCGCGCTGCTGGACAAGTCGGAACAGGTCCTGCGCGACATGCACGACGCCCCCGATATCGCCTGGAAGCAGGACGTCGGGCTCGGGCAGCGGCTGGTGGACCCGGCGGTGCAGGACATGCTCAACGCGGCCGGACGCGACCCGATGGCCGTGCACGACGCGCTGGCAGGAGCCGACGGTGCAGCACCGAATGCCGGCTTCATCGAGGACCTCTTCACCCACCAGTGGGCCGACGACGGAGCGGCGGCCGGCAGCCTGCTCGAGGGCACCGGCGCCGTCCCGGCCGATCTGACCGATCCCACTCAACTGTTCCGGGCCGAGCAGGCCGGCCAAACGATGCACGCGGTCGACGAGTGGGTCGGAAACAACGCCCCCGAGTTGCTCGACGTCCGGGGCACCGACGGGCAGGCGCTCGGACAGGTGAACCCCGAACTCACCCAGGCCCTCGCCGAGGCCAACAAGCCCTACATCGACGACATGCTGGGCAATCCGCTCGACAACACCAGAGGCTTCGCGCCCCTGGACGATCTGAAGAACCCCGAGATGCCGCACACCCGGGACCTGTTCGCGGTCATCGACACCGATCCCGATGCCGCCGCCACCCTGAACAGTCAGGCGTACGTCAACGGCATGCAGTACCAGGCCAATTTCGAGCAGTCCATCATCGACGGCGGCGCGGTCAACACCGCGGACCTGCAGTCCGCGGGCAGCTTACGCGGGATCATCGACTCCGGCGCGAACATCGCCGACAACGATGCCATCGAGTACGGCAACCTTGCTGACATCCGAGCCTACGAAAGCCGTGGCGAGTGGTTCGACGCCGCAAAGAAGATCGGTGGCGAGATCCCCGGCGTCAGGACCTTCCTCGACTTCGCCGACAAGATACCCGGCGACCCGCTGCAGCAGATCTTCGTCGGAGACGCACCGGTACCCGACAACCCGACCTACGTCGTCCAGGAGAGTTCAGAGGCGTTGCAGTACGCCGTCGCCCAGCGGCTGCTCGACAGCGACATCGGCGATCCGCGGTTCTTCGCCGAGGCGAACCTGATCGACCCCACCACCGGCCGGCTCAAGCCGTTGGAGGGCGACTTCGCCGACTTCCGGACGGCACTCACCAACTACTTCAACGGAATCGACCCGTCGGTGAAGTCGGGTATCGAGGACTACGAAGACGCCTACCGGGATGCGCTGCCCAGACCGCCGGCGCACACGGGACGATGA
- the recD gene encoding exodeoxyribonuclease V subunit alpha, whose amino-acid sequence MLRTFSDAEVLDASDVHVAQRLCALTKAPDEEVSLAVALVVRALRNGSVCLDLRTVEQQVGVDGLPWPAVDPWLTAIAAHPLAGEPPVLRVDGDLLYLDRYWLEEQQVCDDILSMIATTPSASAPDLGRLFPPGFEEQRAAAELASSQGLTVLTGGPGTGKTTTVARLLALLASGTRLRIALAAPTGKAAARLQEAVQLEVDKLDATDREALSGLHATTMHRLLGSRPDSSARFRHHRGNRLPHDVIVVDETSMVSLTMMARLLEAVRPEARLILVGDPDQLASVEAGAVLADLVDGLGDGRIAELKTSHRFGESIGALAGAIRAGDADTVMEVLRAGGEHIEWVDTEEPSEHLRKVLVPFAVELRKAAILGADDAALAILNEHRLLCAHRRGPFGVRYWNRQVERWLAEMTGEPIWSAWYAGRPVLVTANDYGLGLYNGDTGVTVLRDGALRAAIAGAERLEFATSRLADVDTMHAMTIHKSQGSQADEVTVLLPPEDSRLLSRELFYTAVTRAKKRIRVVGPEASIRAAVERRAVRASGLARRLRGS is encoded by the coding sequence CTGTTGCGCACCTTCTCCGACGCCGAAGTTCTCGACGCATCGGACGTGCATGTCGCACAACGGCTCTGCGCACTCACCAAGGCGCCCGACGAGGAAGTATCGCTCGCGGTGGCGCTGGTGGTGCGGGCCCTTCGCAACGGGTCGGTGTGCTTGGACCTGCGGACGGTCGAGCAACAGGTCGGCGTCGACGGGCTGCCGTGGCCCGCCGTCGACCCCTGGCTCACCGCCATCGCCGCCCACCCGCTGGCCGGTGAGCCGCCGGTGCTGCGGGTCGACGGGGATCTGCTGTACCTCGACCGGTACTGGCTCGAAGAGCAGCAGGTGTGCGACGACATCCTGTCGATGATCGCCACCACCCCGTCTGCGTCCGCACCGGATCTCGGCAGGCTGTTCCCGCCGGGCTTCGAGGAGCAGCGTGCCGCGGCGGAACTGGCTTCGTCACAGGGTTTGACGGTGCTCACCGGTGGTCCGGGTACGGGTAAGACGACCACGGTGGCGCGGCTGCTCGCGCTGCTGGCGAGCGGGACCCGGCTGCGGATCGCGTTGGCGGCGCCGACCGGGAAGGCGGCAGCGCGACTGCAGGAGGCGGTGCAACTGGAGGTGGACAAGCTCGACGCGACCGACCGGGAAGCGCTGTCCGGCCTGCACGCCACGACCATGCACCGACTGCTCGGCAGCCGCCCCGACAGCTCGGCGCGGTTCCGGCATCACCGCGGTAATCGGTTGCCGCACGACGTGATCGTCGTCGACGAGACGTCGATGGTCTCGTTGACGATGATGGCGCGTCTGCTGGAGGCGGTGCGGCCGGAGGCCCGGCTCATCCTGGTCGGCGATCCCGACCAGTTGGCGTCGGTGGAAGCCGGTGCGGTGCTTGCGGATCTGGTCGACGGCCTCGGCGACGGGCGGATCGCGGAGTTGAAGACGTCGCACCGGTTCGGCGAGTCGATCGGGGCGTTGGCCGGCGCGATCCGTGCCGGCGACGCCGACACCGTGATGGAGGTGCTGCGCGCCGGCGGCGAGCACATCGAGTGGGTCGACACCGAGGAGCCGTCGGAGCATTTGCGGAAGGTGTTGGTGCCGTTCGCCGTTGAGCTCCGCAAGGCGGCGATTCTCGGTGCCGACGACGCGGCCCTGGCCATCCTGAACGAACACCGGCTGTTGTGCGCGCACCGCCGCGGCCCGTTCGGGGTGCGGTACTGGAACCGCCAGGTGGAGCGGTGGCTGGCGGAGATGACCGGCGAGCCGATCTGGTCGGCGTGGTACGCGGGACGGCCGGTGTTGGTGACCGCGAACGACTACGGGCTGGGCCTGTACAACGGCGACACCGGTGTCACGGTGCTGCGCGACGGCGCGCTTCGCGCGGCGATCGCCGGCGCCGAACGGCTCGAGTTCGCGACGAGCCGACTGGCCGATGTGGACACGATGCACGCGATGACGATTCACAAGTCGCAGGGCAGCCAGGCCGACGAGGTCACCGTGCTGCTTCCGCCCGAGGACTCTCGGCTGCTCAGCCGCGAGTTGTTCTACACCGCGGTGACCCGGGCGAAAAAGAGGATCCGGGTGGTCGGCCCCGAGGCCTCGATCCGAGCGGCCGTCGAACGCCGGGCGGTGCGCGCGTCGGGTCTGGCGCGCCGCCTGCGGGGCAGCTGA
- a CDS encoding WXG100 family type VII secretion target, translated as MSEELQVDPLEVRMAADHVGAAADALRSAHGTAHDRIGAAQAGWIGSSAAALAATTAKWEEESLSHYTELIGHVDDLRSAAANYVGTDHQEASGIDSAASRLGSMGL; from the coding sequence ATGAGTGAGGAACTGCAGGTCGACCCGCTGGAGGTGCGGATGGCGGCCGATCACGTCGGTGCGGCCGCCGACGCTCTGCGGTCGGCTCACGGCACGGCGCATGATCGCATTGGCGCCGCACAGGCCGGTTGGATCGGATCGAGCGCGGCGGCGCTGGCAGCAACCACCGCGAAATGGGAGGAAGAGTCCCTCTCGCACTACACCGAGCTCATCGGACATGTCGACGATCTCCGATCGGCGGCAGCGAACTACGTGGGTACCGACCACCAGGAGGCTTCCGGGATCGACTCTGCGGCATCGCGTTTGGGCTCCATGGGACTCTGA
- the recB gene encoding exodeoxyribonuclease V subunit beta gives MEPFDLLGDLPAERSTTVLEASAGTGKTFALAGLVTRYLAEGVATLDQMLLITFSRAATQELRDRVRRQIVEAVEAFDEPAWAGDNQIIGHLLDGTTDQLADRRRNLRDALAAFDAATIATTHQFCQLVLKSLGVAGDTDSGVTLVESLEELVTEIVDDLYLHHFGRERDNPLLSYPDALRLAKEVVEHPATELRPQHPEPGSRADVCVRFAKDVLAELDKRKRHRGVLGYDDLLGRLADALEADDSAAQLRMHQRWPIVMVDEFQDTDPVQWRVIDRAFTKRSTLILIGDPKQAIYAFRGGDIVTYLSAAETADVQMTLDTNWRSDEALVNRLQAVLRGAQLGHPRIVVHDVVAKHRGSRLRGAPCGDPFRLRVVRRETLGRSGSRGIPIGELRSHIPRDLAADIGALLDSGATFDGAPLQAGHIAVIVEKHRDARACYRALCEAGIPAVYTGDSDVFASDAAADWLALLEAFEQPHRPGIVRAAAATMFFGETAESLVEGGDKLTDRIAETLREWAAHARERGVAAIFEAAQLAGMADRVLSWQNGERQMTDLAHMTQLLQQAAHREHFTLPALRDWLRAQRDERSGTPERFRRLDNDAAAVAVMTVFVAKGLQFPVVYLPFAFNRNVWEPELVLYHEGDTRCLHVGGVDSPDFHAVSKVGREEDASDDSRLMYVAMTRAQSQLVAWWAPSRDEPNGGLSRLLRGRRPGEAMVPDAVVPAKVSDDDAMTRLKEWEAVGGPAIEESVPRDVPERPAQPAPTGFAARHFHRPIDSAWRRTSYSGLIRAVETAPVSSEPEVVELDDEVAEIPVTTTAADADVPSPMAELPSGAKFGTLVHAVLETADPFAADLAAELETQIRDHSAWWPVDVSAEELAAAMVPMHDTPLGPLADGRTLRQIGLSDRMREMDFEFPLAGGDLRAPAPDIRLAHVGELLRQHLSADDPLSSYAERLTGPGLGAQSLKGYLSGSVDAVLRIGQRYVVVDYKTNWLGDPNRPLTAADYSQPRLAEAMLHSDYPLQALLYSVVLHRFLRWRLPGYAPGQQLGGVLYLFLRGMCGPDTPVQDGHPAGVFSWAPPAALITALSDLLDTGSVAA, from the coding sequence ATGGAACCCTTCGACCTGTTGGGCGACCTGCCCGCCGAGCGCTCGACCACCGTGCTGGAGGCCAGCGCGGGCACCGGCAAGACCTTCGCGTTGGCCGGCCTTGTCACCCGCTATCTCGCCGAGGGCGTGGCCACGCTCGACCAGATGCTGCTGATCACGTTCAGCCGCGCGGCCACCCAGGAACTGCGCGACCGGGTGAGGCGCCAGATCGTCGAGGCGGTAGAGGCTTTCGACGAGCCCGCGTGGGCCGGCGACAACCAGATCATCGGGCACCTCCTCGACGGCACCACCGATCAACTCGCCGACCGGCGGCGCAACCTCCGCGACGCATTGGCGGCCTTCGACGCCGCGACGATCGCCACCACACACCAGTTCTGCCAACTGGTCCTCAAATCGCTGGGGGTGGCTGGCGACACGGACTCCGGCGTCACGCTGGTCGAAAGCCTCGAAGAACTGGTCACCGAGATCGTCGACGACCTCTACCTGCACCACTTCGGCCGGGAGCGCGACAACCCGCTGTTGAGCTATCCCGACGCGTTGCGACTGGCCAAGGAGGTCGTCGAGCACCCCGCCACCGAGCTGAGGCCTCAGCACCCCGAGCCGGGCTCGCGCGCCGATGTCTGCGTCCGGTTCGCGAAAGACGTTCTGGCCGAATTGGATAAACGGAAACGCCACCGGGGCGTTCTTGGCTACGACGACCTGCTCGGCCGGCTGGCCGACGCACTGGAGGCCGACGACTCCGCCGCGCAGCTGCGCATGCACCAGCGCTGGCCGATCGTGATGGTCGACGAGTTCCAGGACACCGACCCCGTGCAATGGCGGGTGATCGACCGCGCGTTCACCAAACGCTCGACGCTGATCCTGATCGGCGATCCCAAACAGGCCATCTACGCGTTCCGCGGCGGCGACATCGTCACCTACCTCAGCGCCGCCGAGACCGCCGACGTGCAGATGACTCTGGACACGAACTGGCGCAGCGACGAAGCACTGGTGAACCGTCTACAGGCGGTGCTGCGCGGCGCCCAACTGGGCCATCCGCGCATCGTCGTGCACGACGTCGTCGCCAAGCACCGAGGTTCGCGGCTGCGCGGCGCTCCGTGCGGCGACCCGTTCCGGCTGCGGGTGGTACGCCGGGAGACATTGGGCCGCAGCGGTAGTCGCGGCATCCCCATCGGCGAGCTGCGGAGTCATATCCCGCGCGACCTGGCCGCCGACATCGGTGCCCTGCTCGACTCCGGCGCGACTTTCGACGGTGCGCCGCTCCAAGCCGGTCACATCGCGGTGATCGTGGAGAAGCACCGCGACGCTCGGGCCTGCTACCGGGCGCTATGCGAGGCGGGCATCCCCGCGGTCTACACCGGCGACTCCGACGTCTTCGCCTCCGACGCCGCCGCGGACTGGCTGGCCCTGCTCGAGGCGTTCGAACAGCCGCACCGGCCCGGCATCGTGCGCGCGGCGGCCGCGACGATGTTCTTCGGCGAGACCGCCGAATCCCTCGTCGAGGGCGGCGACAAGTTGACCGACCGCATCGCGGAGACGTTGCGGGAGTGGGCAGCTCACGCCCGGGAACGCGGTGTCGCGGCGATCTTCGAGGCCGCGCAACTCGCCGGCATGGCCGACCGGGTGCTGTCCTGGCAGAACGGCGAGCGGCAGATGACCGACCTCGCCCACATGACCCAGCTGTTGCAGCAGGCCGCGCACCGCGAGCACTTCACATTGCCCGCGCTGCGGGACTGGTTACGCGCGCAGCGCGACGAGCGAAGCGGCACCCCGGAACGTTTCCGCCGCCTCGACAACGACGCTGCCGCCGTTGCGGTGATGACGGTGTTCGTCGCCAAGGGCCTGCAGTTCCCGGTCGTCTACCTGCCGTTCGCGTTCAACCGCAATGTCTGGGAACCCGAGCTCGTGCTGTACCACGAGGGCGACACCAGGTGTCTGCACGTCGGCGGCGTCGACAGCCCCGACTTCCATGCGGTGTCGAAGGTGGGGCGCGAGGAGGACGCCAGCGACGACAGCCGCCTGATGTATGTCGCGATGACCAGAGCGCAGTCGCAGCTGGTCGCGTGGTGGGCGCCGTCTCGTGACGAACCCAACGGCGGCCTGTCGCGGCTGCTTCGCGGTCGGCGGCCCGGCGAGGCGATGGTTCCGGATGCCGTTGTGCCCGCGAAGGTTTCCGATGACGACGCGATGACACGCCTCAAGGAATGGGAGGCCGTCGGCGGCCCGGCGATCGAGGAGTCGGTGCCGCGTGATGTTCCCGAGCGTCCGGCGCAGCCGGCGCCCACCGGGTTCGCGGCCCGGCACTTCCACCGTCCGATCGACTCGGCGTGGCGCCGGACCTCATACAGCGGGCTCATCCGCGCGGTCGAGACGGCACCGGTCAGCAGTGAACCCGAAGTCGTCGAACTGGACGACGAGGTCGCCGAAATCCCGGTGACGACGACGGCAGCCGATGCCGACGTTCCGTCGCCCATGGCGGAGTTGCCGAGCGGCGCCAAGTTCGGCACGCTGGTGCACGCGGTGCTCGAGACGGCCGATCCGTTCGCCGCCGATCTCGCCGCCGAGTTGGAGACACAGATCCGCGACCACTCGGCGTGGTGGCCGGTCGACGTATCTGCCGAGGAGTTGGCAGCGGCGATGGTGCCGATGCACGACACCCCGCTCGGACCGCTGGCCGACGGCAGGACGCTTCGGCAGATCGGGCTGTCGGACCGGATGCGGGAGATGGACTTCGAATTCCCGTTGGCCGGTGGTGATCTGCGTGCGCCGGCGCCCGACATCAGGCTGGCCCACGTCGGTGAACTCCTGCGGCAGCACCTGTCGGCCGACGACCCACTGAGCTCGTATGCGGAGCGGTTGACGGGTCCCGGCCTGGGCGCGCAGTCGCTGAAGGGATACCTGTCCGGATCGGTGGACGCGGTGCTGCGCATCGGGCAGCGGTACGTCGTGGTGGACTACAAGACCAACTGGCTCGGCGATCCCAATCGGCCGTTGACGGCGGCCGATTACTCGCAACCGCGCCTGGCCGAGGCGATGCTGCATTCGGACTATCCGCTGCAGGCCCTGCTGTACAGCGTTGTGCTGCACCGGTTCCTCCGGTGGCGGTTGCCGGGATACGCACCCGGGCAGCAACTCGGTGGCGTGCTGTATCTGTTCTTGCGCGGGATGTGCGGGCCGGACACCCCGGTGCAGGACGGCCACCCGGCCGGGGTGTTCAGTTGGGCGCCCCCGGCGGCGCTGATCACCGCGCTGTCGGACCTGCTCGATACGGGCAGCGTGGCGGCGTGA
- a CDS encoding SRPBCC family protein: protein MADIDRSRVIAATPTQIWDVLADFGALASWLEVDHSSILSRGPDGGMVGTTRRVQVGRNTLVERITECDPQYVLGYDIAGLPKVIGKVSNRWTLEPTSGGETVVTITSTVRKGRGRTQQLVERLACRALARGSDTMLAALATRLEEPRD from the coding sequence GTGGCCGATATCGACCGCAGCCGCGTCATCGCGGCAACCCCCACACAGATCTGGGACGTGCTGGCGGATTTCGGCGCCCTCGCCTCATGGCTCGAAGTCGACCACTCCAGCATCCTGAGCCGGGGGCCGGACGGCGGCATGGTCGGCACGACACGCCGGGTGCAGGTCGGACGAAACACCTTGGTCGAACGCATCACGGAATGCGACCCGCAGTACGTCCTCGGCTATGACATCGCGGGCCTGCCGAAGGTCATCGGCAAGGTCAGCAACCGCTGGACCCTGGAACCGACGAGCGGCGGCGAGACCGTCGTGACGATCACCAGCACCGTCCGAAAAGGACGTGGCAGAACGCAGCAACTCGTCGAGCGCTTGGCCTGCAGGGCATTGGCCCGTGGGTCCGACACCATGCTCGCCGCGCTGGCGACGCGATTGGAGGAACCTCGTGACTGA